A genomic window from Fibrobacterota bacterium includes:
- a CDS encoding chitobiase/beta-hexosaminidase C-terminal domain-containing protein, whose protein sequence is MPRFPLFPRLVSLAFALVLSSCDDSTPPTGGTGPLPQVSPPEFSLRGGVYYGGQDVVVSSATAGAKLHITFNGEIPSASTLNLSGPIRVDRTQTIRVIAMKDGMEPSVVRSESYTIQPIEWTYDIPWKAGISYGVLSYGGQTYRTVRIGSQNWMAENLNAKGSGLDTVGVCYHGVPASCDKYGRLYTWVQAMSLPDSCASVSCASQIRSKHQGICPPGWHLPTDDEWSFLDREVGKDSVGAGAVLKSSVGWTPVRWNEPGNGTDTYGFRALPAGSCTAIECWSGGSQGVWWTATEDVPGGIHREMEFSSSSMPSYVDGLGPYRSHSVRCLENQ, encoded by the coding sequence ATGCCCCGATTTCCGTTATTTCCTCGTCTGGTCAGTCTGGCCTTTGCCCTGGTGCTGAGTTCTTGTGACGATTCCACGCCACCCACTGGCGGAACGGGCCCCTTGCCACAGGTTTCTCCGCCCGAGTTCAGTCTGCGGGGAGGAGTCTATTACGGGGGCCAAGACGTTGTCGTTTCCAGCGCCACAGCAGGTGCCAAGCTCCACATCACGTTCAATGGCGAGATTCCATCGGCATCGACGCTCAATCTATCGGGCCCGATCCGGGTGGATCGGACGCAGACCATCAGGGTGATCGCCATGAAGGATGGCATGGAGCCGAGCGTGGTCCGCTCCGAGAGTTACACCATTCAACCCATCGAATGGACCTACGACATTCCCTGGAAGGCGGGCATCTCCTACGGAGTCCTAAGCTACGGGGGACAGACCTACCGGACGGTTCGGATTGGAAGCCAGAATTGGATGGCGGAAAATTTGAACGCCAAAGGATCAGGCTTGGATACCGTGGGTGTTTGCTACCACGGGGTTCCTGCCTCCTGCGACAAATACGGGCGATTGTACACCTGGGTTCAGGCGATGAGCCTTCCTGATTCCTGTGCATCTGTTAGCTGCGCGAGCCAAATACGATCCAAGCACCAGGGAATTTGCCCACCAGGTTGGCATCTTCCGACCGATGACGAATGGTCTTTCCTGGATCGCGAAGTTGGAAAGGATTCGGTCGGTGCGGGGGCTGTCCTGAAGTCCTCCGTGGGGTGGACTCCGGTTCGTTGGAATGAACCTGGGAACGGCACGGACACATATGGCTTCCGTGCATTGCCTGCTGGAAGTTGCACCGCCATCGAGTGCTGGTCCGGTGGCAGTCAGGGAGTTTGGTGGACAGCCACGGAGGATGTCCCGGGCGGGATCCATCGCGAAATGGAATTTTCGAGCTCCTCCATGCCTTCGTATGTGGATGGGCTCGGACCGTACCGATCACACTCCGTGCGATGTTTGGAGAACCAATAG
- a CDS encoding cysteine hydrolase has translation MDPRTALLLIDIQLDYFEGGAFPLDPVQRERAVETAAHLLAVARQSGTRVIHIQHESTLRLAPFLRKGTPGTQIHPRLTPVEGETVISKTYPNSFRQTHLEAMLREEGIERLVVGGMIAWMCVQSTVRAASDLGFEVHLVADMVASRGFTSRGLPLDADCTLATALYPLFWRFAKETTPEEAAGLLVLQTSHGV, from the coding sequence ATGGATCCACGCACGGCATTGCTTCTGATCGACATCCAACTCGACTATTTCGAGGGCGGCGCCTTTCCGCTGGATCCGGTCCAACGCGAGCGCGCCGTGGAAACCGCCGCGCACCTGCTGGCGGTGGCGCGCCAGTCGGGAACGCGAGTGATCCACATCCAACACGAGTCCACCTTACGCCTAGCCCCCTTTTTGCGCAAGGGGACTCCCGGAACGCAAATCCATCCGCGACTGACCCCGGTGGAGGGCGAGACGGTGATTTCCAAGACCTACCCCAATTCGTTCCGCCAGACCCACCTGGAAGCGATGCTGCGCGAGGAGGGCATCGAGCGACTCGTGGTGGGCGGCATGATTGCGTGGATGTGCGTGCAATCCACCGTGCGGGCCGCCAGCGACTTGGGCTTCGAGGTCCATCTGGTGGCGGACATGGTGGCTTCGCGGGGATTCACCAGCCGGGGGCTGCCGCTGGACGCCGATTGCACCTTGGCCACGGCGCTCTACCCGCTCTTTTGGCGCTTCGCCAAGGAGACCACGCCGGAGGAAGCGGCAGGGCTATTGGTTCTCCAAACATCGCACGGAGTGTGA
- a CDS encoding helix-turn-helix domain-containing protein, with translation MRIWLAEYEGVSRMAIEGLRELFALARRCSGREFPLEVGGLEAANRSARNRFLSKGDSWVVVPTGSNGAVPFLSEGEFPTGLSRHHARGHGVAAVCAGNFALAAAGLLRGRPATTHWSLEDEFRQRFPGQTLSMERILLDHGDVVSAGGYTAFLDLGLFLVGRSGGRALALQVARILQIDPQRETQLPWLGTRPLPVLPDPVLSALVVRIGADPAAAWDMARLAKETGIGVRTLERRFQEGLGTNPKRWIQERRLEKARMLLEAGATLAEACEAAGWSDVASFARLFRERTGMTPARYREWVRAS, from the coding sequence ATGCGAATCTGGCTGGCGGAGTACGAAGGCGTGTCCCGGATGGCGATCGAGGGGCTGCGCGAACTTTTCGCCTTGGCTCGGCGGTGCTCGGGGAGGGAATTTCCACTGGAGGTGGGGGGGCTGGAGGCGGCGAACCGATCCGCGCGGAACCGATTTCTGTCCAAAGGCGATTCGTGGGTGGTGGTCCCCACCGGATCCAACGGAGCGGTCCCGTTCCTGTCGGAAGGGGAATTCCCCACGGGGCTCTCCCGCCACCATGCCCGGGGGCACGGCGTGGCGGCGGTCTGCGCGGGGAACTTCGCGCTTGCCGCGGCGGGGCTCCTGCGCGGGCGGCCCGCCACCACCCACTGGAGCCTGGAAGACGAATTCCGTCAACGCTTCCCGGGCCAAACGCTTTCCATGGAGCGCATCCTGTTGGATCACGGCGACGTGGTCAGCGCGGGAGGGTACACGGCCTTTCTGGACCTGGGATTGTTCCTGGTGGGGCGATCCGGCGGAAGGGCGTTGGCGCTCCAGGTGGCGCGAATCCTGCAGATCGACCCGCAGCGCGAAACCCAGCTTCCCTGGCTGGGAACGAGGCCGTTGCCCGTGTTGCCAGATCCTGTCCTGAGCGCGTTGGTGGTGCGGATCGGTGCGGACCCGGCCGCCGCCTGGGACATGGCGCGCCTGGCCAAGGAAACGGGGATCGGGGTGCGCACTCTGGAGCGGCGGTTCCAGGAAGGTCTGGGCACCAACCCCAAGCGTTGGATCCAGGAGAGGCGGCTGGAAAAAGCGCGCATGCTGCTGGAAGCGGGGGCCACTTTGGCAGAGGCCTGCGAGGCGGCAGGGTGGAGCGACGTGGCGAGTTTCGCCCGGTTGTTCCGCGAGCGGACCGGCATGACTCCCGCGCGTTACCGGGAATGGGTGCGCGCCAGCTGA
- a CDS encoding MATE family efflux transporter: protein MKTVTRQGTAPVGRLLLQYSLPAVGGFLANAIYQFVDRIMVGRGVGTEAMAAVTCVYPLTILTMGVGLLLGTGTGTKVSTFLGQGLKEEAEVVLGQSMRMALIFGTLLAAVLILLARPILIASGAEGAVLEMAIPFLRITAVGQVFLIAIVSLGNILRVQGRPGLGLAFMGTGNVVNAILVYIAIYVLHWGVVGVALATTVTVILNALAFVAFVQSPYSLLHVHRRHLVSNPEIARSILKFGAPILMMQVLGMIVFQAANHGAANLGGARGVAMVGVINSVSMLLIFPMLGVAQAMQPLVAYNRGAGNFERVRKILGLTVAATMAMGVCFAGAVLMVPGPVADLFSRTDLELIALVKDGLPWFMVSVALFGIQGTASHYFLSIQQPLKAGMLLMGRQILAIPLFLILPRLWGYHGLYLVAMLSDVPLALAAAWLLRKEWVKLADQKDSVPDSDPDPEPELPQAA, encoded by the coding sequence ATGAAAACCGTCACACGCCAGGGGACCGCCCCGGTGGGCCGCCTGTTGCTCCAATACTCGCTTCCCGCCGTCGGAGGCTTTTTGGCCAACGCGATCTACCAATTCGTGGATCGCATCATGGTGGGGCGAGGCGTGGGCACGGAAGCGATGGCCGCCGTCACCTGCGTCTATCCACTGACCATCCTCACCATGGGGGTCGGCCTCCTGTTGGGCACCGGCACGGGGACCAAGGTCTCCACCTTCCTCGGCCAAGGCCTGAAGGAGGAGGCGGAAGTCGTGCTGGGCCAATCCATGCGCATGGCGCTGATCTTCGGCACCTTGCTGGCCGCGGTGCTGATCCTGCTGGCACGTCCCATCCTGATCGCCTCCGGAGCCGAAGGGGCCGTGCTGGAAATGGCCATTCCCTTCCTGCGCATCACGGCCGTGGGACAGGTCTTCCTGATCGCGATCGTCTCGCTGGGAAACATCCTGCGCGTGCAGGGGCGTCCCGGCCTGGGCCTGGCGTTCATGGGGACAGGAAATGTCGTCAATGCGATCCTGGTGTACATCGCGATCTACGTGCTGCACTGGGGGGTGGTCGGCGTGGCGCTGGCCACCACCGTCACGGTGATCCTCAACGCCCTGGCTTTCGTGGCCTTCGTGCAAAGTCCGTACAGCCTGCTGCACGTCCATCGCAGGCATCTGGTGTCCAATCCCGAGATCGCCCGATCCATCCTGAAGTTCGGCGCACCCATCCTGATGATGCAGGTGCTGGGCATGATCGTGTTCCAAGCCGCCAACCACGGCGCGGCCAACCTGGGTGGGGCGCGCGGCGTGGCGATGGTGGGCGTGATCAATTCCGTGAGCATGCTCCTGATCTTTCCCATGCTGGGCGTGGCCCAGGCGATGCAACCGTTGGTCGCCTACAATCGCGGCGCGGGCAACTTCGAGCGGGTCCGCAAGATCCTGGGCTTGACGGTGGCGGCCACCATGGCCATGGGCGTTTGTTTCGCGGGTGCGGTCCTGATGGTTCCCGGCCCTGTCGCGGACCTGTTTTCCCGCACCGACCTGGAACTGATCGCCCTGGTCAAGGACGGTCTGCCGTGGTTCATGGTGTCGGTGGCCTTGTTCGGCATCCAAGGCACCGCCTCCCACTATTTCCTGTCCATCCAGCAGCCGCTCAAGGCGGGCATGCTCCTGATGGGTAGACAGATTCTGGCGATCCCGCTGTTCTTGATCCTGCCCCGCCTCTGGGGATACCACGGACTGTACCTGGTGGCCATGCTCTCCGATGTGCCTCTGGCCCTGGCCGCCGCCTGGCTGTTGCGCAAGGAATGGGTCAAGCTCGCCGACCAGAAGGACTCCGTGCCCGACAGCGATCCGGACCCCGAGCCGGAGCTTCCCCAAGCCGCCTGA
- a CDS encoding YceI family protein: protein MKILSLVFGLALAASTQAQTWNHDTAHSSVAFAIKHMAVSTTRGEFDKVSIKLSGDPKKPATLAAEVTIAAASVNTKNTGRDEHLRKDDFFDVAKFPEITFKSEKVEVKGGKNLMTGTLTLHGVAKKVSIPFQLTGPVEDPWKNTRVGLEGSLTIDRTDYGMTGGVPAVGKEVKIDISTEFIQAK, encoded by the coding sequence ATGAAGATCCTCAGCCTTGTCTTCGGACTCGCACTCGCCGCATCGACCCAGGCCCAGACCTGGAACCACGACACTGCCCATTCCAGCGTGGCCTTCGCCATCAAGCACATGGCCGTGAGCACGACGCGCGGCGAGTTCGACAAGGTCTCGATCAAGCTTTCCGGCGACCCCAAGAAGCCGGCCACCCTGGCTGCCGAAGTGACCATCGCGGCCGCCTCGGTCAACACCAAGAACACCGGGCGCGACGAACACCTCCGCAAGGACGACTTCTTCGATGTGGCCAAGTTCCCCGAGATCACCTTCAAGTCGGAGAAGGTGGAAGTCAAGGGCGGCAAGAACCTCATGACCGGCACCCTGACCCTTCACGGTGTCGCCAAGAAGGTCTCCATTCCCTTCCAGCTCACCGGCCCGGTGGAAGACCCCTGGAAGAACACCCGCGTTGGGTTGGAAGGCTCTCTCACCATCGATCGCACCGACTACGGCATGACCGGCGGCGTGCCCGCCGTGGGCAAGGAAGTGAAGATCGACATCTCGACGGAATTCATCCAGGCGAAGTAA
- the rfbD gene encoding dTDP-4-dehydrorhamnose reductase: MKKYNKILIIGRRGQVGWELRRTLAPLGEIVAYDFPDIDLTKPETLRPIVREVAPDLVVNAAAYTAVDKAEDEVEICHGINALAPKVLAEEAARLGARMVHFSTDYVYDGAKDGRWVETDAPGPLSVYGRTKLEGDEAIAATGVQHLIFRLQWVWGTRGANFVKTMLKLARERKELKIVDDQVGGPTWSRHIAEATSLAVARWEAQSGIYHMANGGETSWYGFAKAIFEEDPKKSEQVLESLLPIPTSAYPTKAARPMNSRMDVSKLDRDFGIRLPCWHEALRNSFED, translated from the coding sequence ATGAAGAAGTACAACAAGATCCTGATCATCGGTCGGCGTGGACAAGTCGGCTGGGAACTCCGTCGCACCTTGGCCCCACTGGGCGAAATCGTCGCCTACGACTTTCCCGACATCGATCTGACCAAGCCGGAAACCCTGCGGCCGATCGTGCGCGAGGTGGCGCCGGACCTGGTGGTCAACGCCGCCGCCTACACCGCCGTGGACAAGGCGGAAGACGAAGTCGAAATCTGTCACGGCATCAACGCGCTGGCGCCCAAGGTGTTGGCCGAGGAAGCCGCCCGCCTGGGTGCGCGCATGGTCCATTTTTCCACCGATTACGTCTACGACGGCGCCAAGGATGGCCGCTGGGTGGAAACCGATGCGCCGGGTCCGTTGTCCGTCTACGGTCGCACCAAGCTCGAAGGCGACGAGGCCATCGCCGCCACGGGCGTGCAGCATCTGATCTTCCGTCTGCAGTGGGTCTGGGGCACGCGCGGGGCCAATTTCGTCAAGACCATGCTCAAGCTCGCCCGCGAACGCAAGGAACTCAAGATCGTCGACGACCAAGTGGGTGGGCCCACCTGGAGCCGCCACATCGCCGAGGCCACTTCGCTGGCGGTCGCGCGCTGGGAAGCCCAGAGCGGGATCTACCACATGGCCAACGGTGGAGAGACCAGCTGGTACGGCTTTGCCAAGGCGATCTTCGAAGAAGATCCCAAGAAGTCGGAGCAGGTGTTGGAATCCCTACTCCCCATCCCGACGTCGGCCTATCCCACCAAGGCGGCCCGGCCCATGAACTCGCGGATGGATGTCTCCAAGCTGGATCGCGACTTCGGGATCCGCCTGCCCTGCTGGCACGAGGCGCTGCGAAACTCCTTCGAAGACTGA
- the acs gene encoding acetate--CoA ligase, which produces MSDSNDFRPAHTYGPGASLPTADHAHQMRREALDDVDGFWSKAARERIDWMADFHTVQDCDFREGRVAWFLGGKLNVSENCLDRHLATRADKTAILWEGDEPGEVRKLTYRELHAETCRMANAMRRLGVRKGDRIAIYMPMIPEAAVAMLACARVGAVHSVVFAGFSAESLRDRIQDAQCSVVFTADEGMRGGKRIPLKKTVDEAVSQCPSVKHVVVAERTGAQVPWHEGRDLRWGELAQAERPYAPSEPMDSEDLLFLLYTSGSTGKPKGVAHATGGYLVHAALSHQLVFDLREDDVYACVADIGWITGHSYVVYGPLANGATTVMFESIPTYPDPSRYWDLVERHKVTIFYTAPTAIRAVMREGDQWLDRHDRSSLRVLGSVGEPINPEAWRWYHDKVGAGKCPIVDTWWQTETGGILISPLAGASDLKPGSATLPVPGIRPVVLDEKGEEVEGNGVSGLLALKGSWPAQARTIWGDHKRFCETYFKPFPGYYFTGDGCRRDEDGFWWITGRVDDVINVSGHRMGTAEVESALVSHEACAEAAVVGFPHEIKGQGIFAWVILKEGWKVSPEIVGELKNECRHHIGPIAVPDRIVVVPGLPKTRSGKIMRRILRKVAAGETDQLGDITTLADPSIVQALISAAGKS; this is translated from the coding sequence ATGAGCGACTCGAACGATTTCCGCCCCGCGCACACCTACGGACCTGGCGCCAGTTTGCCTACGGCCGACCACGCCCACCAGATGCGCCGCGAGGCCTTGGACGACGTGGACGGATTCTGGTCGAAGGCCGCGCGCGAGCGGATCGATTGGATGGCGGATTTCCACACCGTGCAGGATTGCGATTTCCGCGAAGGCCGGGTGGCGTGGTTTCTGGGCGGCAAGCTGAACGTGAGCGAGAATTGTCTGGACCGGCATTTGGCCACGCGCGCCGACAAGACCGCCATCCTGTGGGAAGGCGACGAGCCCGGCGAGGTCCGCAAACTGACCTACCGGGAACTCCATGCCGAAACGTGTCGCATGGCCAACGCCATGCGCCGTCTGGGAGTCCGCAAAGGGGACCGCATCGCCATCTACATGCCCATGATTCCCGAGGCCGCCGTGGCCATGTTGGCTTGCGCCCGCGTGGGTGCGGTCCACAGCGTGGTCTTCGCGGGGTTTTCCGCCGAATCCCTGCGCGATCGCATCCAGGACGCGCAGTGTTCGGTGGTGTTCACCGCCGACGAAGGCATGCGCGGCGGCAAGCGCATCCCGCTGAAGAAGACCGTGGACGAAGCCGTTTCGCAATGTCCGTCCGTGAAACACGTGGTGGTGGCCGAGCGCACCGGGGCGCAGGTGCCTTGGCACGAAGGGCGGGATCTGCGCTGGGGAGAACTCGCGCAAGCCGAGCGCCCGTACGCGCCCAGCGAACCCATGGATTCCGAAGACCTGCTGTTTTTGCTCTACACCTCGGGATCCACCGGCAAGCCCAAGGGCGTGGCCCACGCCACGGGCGGATACCTGGTGCACGCGGCTCTTTCGCACCAGCTGGTGTTCGATCTGCGCGAAGACGACGTCTACGCCTGCGTGGCGGACATCGGTTGGATCACGGGCCACAGCTACGTGGTGTACGGACCGCTGGCCAACGGCGCGACCACGGTGATGTTCGAGAGCATCCCCACCTACCCGGACCCGTCGCGCTACTGGGATCTGGTGGAGCGCCACAAGGTGACCATCTTCTACACGGCACCCACCGCCATCCGCGCGGTGATGCGCGAAGGCGACCAGTGGCTGGATCGCCACGATCGATCCTCGCTTCGCGTGCTGGGATCGGTGGGCGAGCCCATCAACCCGGAAGCCTGGCGCTGGTACCACGACAAGGTCGGTGCCGGAAAATGTCCAATCGTGGACACGTGGTGGCAGACGGAAACCGGCGGCATCCTGATTTCTCCGCTGGCGGGCGCGTCCGACCTCAAGCCGGGATCGGCGACCTTGCCGGTTCCGGGGATCCGTCCGGTGGTCCTGGACGAAAAGGGCGAGGAAGTGGAGGGCAACGGGGTTTCGGGGCTGCTTGCGCTCAAGGGCTCCTGGCCCGCCCAGGCCCGCACCATCTGGGGCGACCACAAGCGCTTCTGCGAGACCTACTTCAAGCCGTTCCCCGGTTACTACTTCACCGGCGACGGTTGCCGCCGCGACGAGGACGGATTCTGGTGGATCACCGGACGCGTGGACGACGTGATCAACGTGTCCGGCCACCGCATGGGCACCGCCGAGGTGGAATCCGCCCTGGTGAGCCACGAAGCCTGCGCGGAAGCGGCGGTGGTGGGTTTCCCGCACGAGATCAAGGGCCAGGGGATCTTCGCCTGGGTGATCCTCAAGGAAGGCTGGAAGGTGTCGCCGGAAATTGTCGGCGAACTGAAGAACGAATGCCGCCACCACATCGGTCCCATCGCGGTGCCCGACCGCATCGTGGTGGTGCCGGGACTGCCCAAGACGCGTTCGGGCAAGATCATGCGGCGCATCCTGCGCAAGGTGGCCGCCGGCGAAACCGACCAATTGGGCGACATCACCACCCTGGCCGATCCATCCATCGTTCAAGCCCTCATTTCGGCGGCGGGGAAATCATAA
- a CDS encoding DUF2087 domain-containing protein yields MVNKASETQDSKAKILEAARAEFAERGFDGARVDTIAKRAEVNKALIYYYFKSKNELLQELLRGFLEARRQARAQIPDGSDRKDLPQRIARFDVDFLYQHRDILRIALMEDLKSSMDAIPGPGTIMKHWLEGLIESREDYAKQGYNFRYTPRVITAMFFFHLMPTLAFGTMGDTLAQATGMDTPRLREEFMKLLQESTDQHFHSVFGQSCSDPAEEVELPGMVRRPPSDLLSKLHQAFRQGETYSAEQVEWILASLSEQPGELFARLVGFRHLVVEPGGRFRWTQSGPSVQTASKAPAEHLKTSPEERASLVAKHMPEGKLHAFPNKEKARIAVIEHISGMFRSDRVYSEKEVDTLLKSVVDDHSKARRYLIDYQYLHRKPDGSQYWTWDHDAPS; encoded by the coding sequence ATGGTTAATAAAGCCAGCGAGACCCAGGACTCCAAAGCCAAAATCCTGGAGGCGGCCCGCGCGGAATTTGCCGAACGCGGGTTCGATGGCGCCCGCGTGGACACCATCGCCAAGCGCGCGGAAGTCAACAAGGCCCTGATCTACTACTACTTCAAGAGCAAGAACGAATTGCTCCAGGAGCTGCTCCGGGGGTTCCTGGAGGCCCGCCGCCAGGCCAGAGCCCAAATTCCGGATGGATCCGACCGCAAGGATCTGCCCCAGCGCATCGCGCGGTTCGATGTGGATTTTCTCTACCAACACCGGGACATCCTGCGCATCGCCCTCATGGAAGACCTCAAGTCTTCCATGGACGCCATCCCCGGCCCCGGCACGATCATGAAGCATTGGCTGGAGGGCTTGATCGAGTCCCGGGAGGATTACGCCAAGCAAGGCTACAACTTCCGCTACACCCCCCGGGTGATCACGGCCATGTTCTTCTTCCACCTCATGCCCACCTTGGCGTTCGGGACCATGGGAGACACGCTCGCCCAAGCCACCGGCATGGACACCCCCCGATTGCGCGAGGAATTCATGAAGCTCCTGCAAGAATCCACCGACCAGCATTTCCATTCGGTCTTCGGGCAATCCTGCTCGGACCCGGCAGAAGAAGTCGAACTTCCCGGCATGGTGCGACGCCCCCCATCGGACCTTTTGAGCAAGCTCCACCAAGCCTTCCGGCAGGGCGAAACCTACAGCGCCGAACAGGTGGAATGGATCCTGGCCAGCCTCTCCGAACAGCCCGGCGAGCTGTTCGCGCGGCTGGTCGGATTCCGTCATCTCGTGGTGGAGCCGGGAGGACGATTCCGCTGGACCCAATCCGGCCCGAGCGTCCAGACGGCCTCGAAAGCGCCCGCCGAGCACCTCAAGACCTCCCCGGAAGAACGCGCCAGCCTGGTCGCCAAGCACATGCCGGAAGGAAAGCTCCATGCGTTCCCCAACAAGGAAAAGGCGCGCATCGCGGTGATCGAGCATATCTCGGGAATGTTCCGATCCGACCGCGTGTATTCGGAAAAAGAGGTGGACACCCTCCTCAAATCCGTGGTCGACGACCATTCGAAAGCGCGCCGCTACCTGATCGACTACCAGTACCTGCATCGCAAGCCCGACGGCAGCCAATACTGGACCTGGGACCACGATGCCCCTTCCTGA